Part of the Ziziphus jujuba cultivar Dongzao chromosome 8, ASM3175591v1 genome is shown below.
CTTTGACTAAGTAATTGTACCTTTTCTAAAGTTCCATAATAAATTATCCCTTATCTGTAGAATTTTGACACAACTTTGTTCcataataaatgttaaaaaaacttTGTCATCTCTCTTTCGTAAAGGAAGGACTATAGTGGATTATAATTACAAACTCCCTGGATCTGAACAAAGTGCTTAATTATTTTAGTAGATAAAGGTTGGTCAAATTTACTTTATCTTTCAAGGTTTAAATTGATACAAGGTTTGGCATATTGTTTTCAGGCGAGCAGCTTACGTGCAATGTCGAACAGATTCTGTTTTAGAGACTGTTAACAACCATAAACTGGAGATTGAAACTCTCGCCAATTTGTCATCTTTGACAGTAAGTTTTATACATTGCCTTTGAAGTGTTCCGCATATGTTCATATGGCATTTATaacttttcttcctcttctaaCAGAACTAAAGAGACTTTAGTCATGTGCATTGCTCTTAAACTGAGACTGCATTCTGGTTGAAATTTTTTGGGTTCTTTGCTATTAGATGTCAGCTTACCTGTTACTATAGTTGCAAAAGCTTTTTTCCCTACCCCATTCTCTGGGTTTCAAGTGTTGTATCGAAAATATTAATTGTGTTAGGGATGAGGAACATGGCCAAAACTCGCTAAAAACTTCGTCATTATAAGCCTAGACTTGATTTCTTTACAAATTCACATACTTTGCCTAATAAGACCGCATTAAAAGGCTGAAGTTCTATTCTGGTGTATATAACAAAACTTTTTCTCACTCCAGGTGACAGATGAGAATGTTGCTGCTCCAGCTGGATATGCTGTATCCGTTGTAGATGAAAGCCTTACTGTTTATCTCAACCTTCAAGGATCTCTTTCTGCAGAAGCAGAACTTGAGAGGATTGGGAAAAAGAAGGATGAAATTCAGAAGtaagttaataattaaaattgcttGTATAGGAGAGTTTCTCAACTTTTTTGGCGGAAATAGGAGATTTAGCAATAGTTGCCTTATAGTTATATATTCGTTGGAGGTCTTGTtctgttgaatttattttttgtggcgGGCTTTAGCTCTGTTTGTAAACAAGAACTACGGTTTTGTTTATATGTTTGAAACCCCCCACCGGTTCAAGCATGTTAACCATGTATTGTATTTTTCAGGCAAATGGAGAAGCTATCTAAGATGATTAATGCTTCTGGCTACAAAGAGAAGGTTCCGGCTCAACTTCAAGAAGAGAACGCGGCAAAGCTAAAGTCCCTTGAGCTGGAGTTTTCGTCTCTTGAACTAGCAAGCGAGCACATTCAGTCAGTGTCATCTTAAGGCAcatgcttaaaaaaattaaataaataaataaatctcaaatttatatatttcttcaaaaaattatattgttagATTCATTTTTCTTGAGAAATATAAGTCTTTTAATTGTTTTGGAAATCTCAATAACAAATCagaattttgtattaaattaattatttaggtCAATActtatttcaaattaatttttgttatcaaagtttgaatctctttagttgtttttattgactttcttaatttaaaaatcaacttCAAAATTATCCCTTCTTTTATTGTCTGCGTatgattaaaaaacaaacaagattGTGGTGGTAATGTGAAATACTGCACCGCaattcatctttcttttttttttttttctttttttttttttaacaaagaagCTTCCTATTTCTgggcatatataaatattataaaaatcttATGTACatacttttttttgttatttaccaaaaaaataataataataataaaaggggaaaaaaaaaaatgaatcgtTATATTTTGCTGGGAAGAAGGTGGGAATGTATTTGATTCTAAAATAATCTAGTTGGATAGATAATATATCCTCTTGTCGTGTCATGTTAGTACTTTCCCAGTATAAGGATGAGTACAAGATAAAGTGGGAAATAGGTCTCTCCCATGTCAAAAAAATCCTACATAGTACACATATGAATAGTagttttgaccaaaaaaaaaaaaaaaaaaaaacgtttgaGCTTATTATAGTAAAATACTTCAATGCGGAAATTCCGTTCCAGAGCAGTTTCTAACAAAATGATAGTAATATTTtcacatcatcatcatacaagCCTTGCCAGTTGCAAGTACTGTGTGTATTTTCTCCAAACGGATGATTTctcttccataaaaaaaaaaaaaacgtaacaACACCCGGTATTACTACTATTTAGTCGTTACTACAATAATAGCATCCATACAAGTCAAAAATTACATGTACGGACACAAAAATATTCTGCCCTAACATTAAATTACGGCAAGCCCCTCTGTACATcttgaaaagaaacaaaaaaataataataataagaaaaaatcaaattgaataaCTCCATAGGGACACGTCAGCATCAACTTCCATGTCATCCTCAACGTATCCATTTTCAACACACTGAGGTGGTGGCAACAGCATCCCTTCAGCCATATTTGCCAGCAGTCCCGGCATCCCAAGCCCGAACATGGCCTCCCCATCATCCATGTAATACAAATTCTCCGACTCCACCGCCGCTGCCGCTGCCTCCGCCTCCGCCGACTCCAATACCGTCGACCCCTTCTTGTCCAACTCCGCCGGCCTAAAAGCCTCCGCAGCTTCCGCGGCAGCCTTCTGTATATCCTTCGCTTCTTTAGAAGCCGGCATCCGCAGCCTCCACACCGAGTCGGCGAAATTCAAACAAGCCGACCTACCTCGGAGAGCCATAGCGGCCACGTCATGTGCACGCGCCGCCATCTCTTCTGTGGGAAACGTCCCGAGCCAAATCCTAGTCTTCTTATTGGGTTCCCTAACCTCACAAACCCACTTGCCGGAGTTCCTCCTCCTGACACCGCGATAAACTGGGTGGCGGGTCTCCTTAAACTTCTTCCTTCCGGCACGCTTCTTAGGATTGCTCGAAGCTAACAAAACCTCCTCGTCGGACAAGTTCAAACGACGTGCACTCCCGCTGTCGGAACTCGATTCCGCAACCTCCGACGACAAGAAATCGAAATCCAAATGATCAGTATAGCGAGCATCCATgaagagaaaacagagagagagagagagtaagctAGAAGAGCAGTTAATAAGAGTTTGTAGTggaatagaaagagagagagagtgtgtatgtgtgtatatatagttttttgtttttttagtttttgtttttttaatttatgaaaataatttgatagaTGGATAATGGAATTAAAAAGGGGAATGAGTAAAGATATAAATAATACGAGAGTTTGCGTTTCAAAAAACACGGAAAAACTAACAAGTGTGATAAGGAGACAGGCTGTTTATCGTCGTCCACGGTTTATACGAAGAATTTTAAGTAAAAAGGAGAAAATCCAAACGTTATATAGTGGGAAAGTGTTTGGTAACAGCTGGGTCCTGCATTTTCAAACCCCTTTGCCTCAACTTGTTAGCCTCTCTCTGCCTCCCAAGTGGCCCTTTTGACTCTATCCTAACATTTCTTGACcaacttctgttttttttttttttttttttttgtaccagCTGTCACAGTCAAGGGTCGGTCGCACTCTTACTCTCTGtcaccacctttttttttttaaattatatattttcccatttccttttttcctttctaattACACCACTTACCCATTTTGTATCTATTTCTGTTCTTCTTCCAGGAGACATACTATActggttctttttttattttattttaatttatttatttacttacacATTAATCAAAATGCAAGATTGGTTTGAAATGGATTGTATTCCAatggaatattattttaaattgaataatcgggttgcaaaattttaaataatctaATCTAAACCCAATTCAATTCAATATCGGATTCCAAATGGAGGCTCGATCTTATGTtgttgggaaaaaaataaaattaaataaaatataaaaagtttacaagttgtaatttttttaaatgattaataCCATCCATGTGTTAAATTGTTATTGGAGAAAATTTGAAGATAAgataaagtttgaaaaaataaaagtggaaTCCAAAGAATCTAGAATATTGACAAGGAATCGAGGAAGATGCAGAAGACGAATGGAGAAGTAGTAGTCAGACTTAAAGAAGATATTTCTACAAGAAAGCCTTCGAAGCTCGTAGGAAGGTTCGGAAATATAGGCTAAGACAGACTTATCGAAAGGGGGTGGTGGGGATGACGTGGCAAAGATTAGAAGGAAGGGACAACTTTTTCAGATGACGTCACGAAAACACGGTTGACAGTTAATAACTGCTCGTAGATTGAAGAATAATTTAATAGGTTCATGAAAGCCAGCGGTTTTTCCGCGGAAACGCGTGGACCACGTGGTTATTTCCCTGTGTagcataaaaacttaaaaaaatatggGACCGGGACCCACCCTAGATTTTGGCTACTTTGAAACTTGAAAGAGATGGTCCCACTGATTTTCagtttgttgttttcttttttttttttttttggtggaggtGGTGATGGTGGTATCAGTATGCAAGTGCATACCACCCCTAAGGAAGTTAGATGGGAAAGTGAGGATGTCCTTGTCTTT
Proteins encoded:
- the LOC107414421 gene encoding dehydration-responsive element-binding protein 1A, producing MDARYTDHLDFDFLSSEVAESSSDSGSARRLNLSDEEVLLASSNPKKRAGRKKFKETRHPVYRGVRRRNSGKWVCEVREPNKKTRIWLGTFPTEEMAARAHDVAAMALRGRSACLNFADSVWRLRMPASKEAKDIQKAAAEAAEAFRPAELDKKGSTVLESAEAEAAAAAVESENLYYMDDGEAMFGLGMPGLLANMAEGMLLPPPQCVENGYVEDDMEVDADVSLWSYSI